In Populus nigra chromosome 1, ddPopNigr1.1, whole genome shotgun sequence, one genomic interval encodes:
- the LOC133700525 gene encoding uncharacterized protein LOC133700525, whose product MHSVFRSRTLLLKPQQRNLLSLLGPSVIIHRTLISCSAKLDSESQINDQNKKPLHLFFQEAVGLCEKTGTTSLGTHKKTNEFKIKLLELEREVRDLKEADSKKGEEEKVKNVMSRAKEETPGKNLHSVFLGKSKNKVERKGKEERLVLFKAERKMKMGREDRPKVFKVLSPDMEIFITHLYKEGYFNNASFLKDGSLDFSFFNDSYGRDFIKHAAEKFGKDHQEIAKWLSGSDLKKVALFGCPTLMRKSVFSAKRLRIFFEIQEATVCNKCVLKHSCNFVNQSVWRGDIKTLNLAVVMRVITLYALEAVHPELSVPNEIKASVNRLLTEILKLSQTVR is encoded by the exons ATGCATTCCGTCTTTAGAAGTAGAACTCTCCTCCTTAAACCCCAACAACGAAACCTCCTCTCTCTACTGGGTCCTTCAGTAATCATCCACAGAACCTTAATCTCTTGCTCTGCCAAACTCGATTCCGAATCCCAAATTAatgaccaaaacaaaaaacccctTCACCTCTTTTTCCAAGAAGCTGTAGGATTATGTGAAAAAACCGGAACAACAAGCCTTGGTACccataaaaaaaccaatgagtTTAAGATCAAGTTGTTGGAGTTAGAGAGAGAAGTGAGGGATTTAAAAGAAGCAGATTCGAAGAAGGGTGAAGAAGAGAAGGTAAAAAATGTGATGAGTAGAGCGAAAGAAGAGACACCCGGTAAGAATTTGCACTCTGTGTTTTTGGGAAAGAGTAAAAACAAAGTGGAAAGGAAGGGAAAGGAAGAGAGGCTTGTGTTATTTAAGGCGGAAAGGAAGATGAAAATGGGGAGGGAGGATAGGCCCAAGGTGTTTAAGGTGCTGTCTCCTGATATGGAAATTTTTATTACTCATTTGTATAAAGAAGGATACTTTAATAATGCCAGTTTCCTGAAAGATGGTAGCTTGGATTTTAGCTTCTTTAATGATAGTTATGGCAGGGATTTTATCAAGCATGCTGCAGAGAAGTTTGGTAAAGATCACCAAGAAATTGCAAA GTGGCTGTCAGGCAGTGATTTGAAAAAGGTGGCTCTCTTTGGTTGCCCTACCCTTATGAGAAAGAGTGTTTTTTCTGCCAAAAGATTGCGTATTTTTTTTGAGATTCAAGAGGCCACT GTATGTAACAAATGCGTCTTAAAACATTCATGCAATTTCGTGAATCAAAGTGTATGGAGAGGTGATATCAAGACTCTGAATTTAGCTGTTGTGATGAGGGTCATCACTTTATATGCGTTGGAGGCAGTGCACCCAGAATTGTCAGTGCCAAATGAGATTAAGGCTTCTGTCAACCGATTGTTGACTGAAATATTGAAGTTGAGTCAAACTGTTCGTTAA